AAAGCAAGGTCAATAgagccaaataatattttatgtattataatgTGAGTATATTTTAATTCCATCCAGTTACATTGTGATGTAGGagaaattaaaaatgtatcaAATTAAAAGAGGTTGTAAATATAAGAATTGAAGATAGGTATAGTAAACATGAAGGGAGGTGCGTGTAAGGAAAGGAAATGCCACATGGTCCAGGCTGCGGGATGTTCTTCTCGCTGGTGGCAGCAGTGACGAGTGCGAGGTGGTGGCTGCTCCCCGCCCACAAGCCCCCCACCTACAGCTTCCTAGTGCTGTGGAAGGGCATAGTGCTTGGAAGCTTCTGCCGCTTTCTCTTCATCCCCAGCCTGATCTGGGGACAGGTCGGCTCCTGGCACCATGTCTTCATCACCGGCTACACCCTGCTGGCCCAGCTGAGGGCCTACTCCGGTACGTCGTAGCCTCTACCTCTTCATCACAGCCTCTACCTCTTCATCACAGCCTCTTCCTCTTCATCGCAGCCTCTACCTCTTCATCACACATACACTCTACTGGCCCAGCTGAGAGCTTACTTCTGTATGTTGTAGCCTCTACCTCTTCATCGCAGCCTCTTCCTCTTCATCGCAGCCTCTTCCTCTTCATCGCAGCCTCTACCTCTTCATCACACATACACTCTACTGGCCCAGCTGAGAGCTTACTCCTGTATGTTGTAGCCTCTACCTCTTCATCACAGCCTCTTCCTCTTCATCGCAGCCTCTTCCTCTTCATCACCCATACACTTTACTGGCCCAGCTGAGAGCTTACTCCTGTATGTTGTAGCCTCTACCTCTTCATCACAGCCTCTTCCTCTTCATCGCAGCCTCTACCTCTTCATCACACATACACTCTACTGGCCCAGCTGAGAGCTTACTTCTGTATGTTGTAGCCTCTACCTCTTCATCGCAGCCTCTTCCTCTTCATCGCAGCCTCTTCCTCTTCATCGCAGCCTCTACCTCTTCATCACACATACACTCTACTGGCCCAGCTGAGAGCTTACTCTTGTATGTTGTAGCCTCTACCTCTTCATCACAGCCTCTTCCTCTTCATCGCAGCCTCTTCCTCTTCATCGCAGCCTCTACCTCTTCATCACACATACACTCTACTGGCCCAGCTGAGAGCTTACTCCTGTATGTTGTAGCCTCTTCCTCTTCATCGCAGCCTCTTCCTCTTCATCGCAGCCTCTTCCTCTTCATCACCCATACACTTTACTGGCCCAGCTGAGAGTTTACTCCTGTATGTTGTAGCCTCTTCCTCTTCATCACAGACTATACTCTGCTGTCTCACGTGAAGGTTTACTCTTGCACAAGCAGGTATTACTATGCTTTGGAAATACTtgcatactgttttttttttatttcgtcaaTCAAAAACATGCATTACCcttaaaaattaacatgtataCATATCTATACTTGAAGGAAAAATTCTTCTCATTATTACTTTTTTGGTTTGAAAGGTTTGTTAAAACTATTTATCAACCAGCATGTAAAATTGATAATTTGATTGTTTGTAATTTAATACAGTTATTTTATTGGAATTAGaactgggccgatgccgatccccgatcgtaataatcggccgattttgttaattttgctgatcataatgatcggcaaaacatagccgattatttgagccgatcattggtctcctactgaaATCTTATAACATTGAttaattacctatacctaacaactttcatgtttttttacggtacttttcgggaagaaaattcaattattcatcgaaaaatataaggatttaatcatttaaaactaaccacacacaaaaaaatataccaataaaggaAACAAATATagcgtaagttttataaacattgatcAGTTGCATatctaagtatcaatttccacgtatatttacggtacttttggtataataattttccattatactatttgcaaagttatttcttatcatttacgaaccgaaaactatgtatttgtttaccatttacggttaatattaccgcaatggcgtatggcgactgttgtttaggttggttatgtgacgccagagattagagtgacgcgcgtcgtgcgacggaattcgtacggattaatggctctagtagtctcgtggttagtaaacaactaccTCTTCTGGAATTAATCTATTTagtttttctcgctaaatatggcctgttgaaatttttttttagcaaaaagtaaaattcttatcctgtttagtgtgaaatagagcttatttttcttttgtataaaaacctggttgatgaagagttttgttccccatttagtggtatttcgtattcacaaattaacttacaatcgggaattattgaaagtttgttgGCGGCACTGGGGGGAAGGAAGGGCAATAAAATTATCATCGCTGTCTACCGGCATACACAGATCACAGAATGACGGAGTTGTGATTAGGTGAATATTTGGTTtgaccttattacattttaacgcagttaattgtgtgtgcatgtgtgtggtgattttaagtaatcatgtcaatgaaaagtagttttgtctgggaatatttcactgtttatagtgatccgtcaaaagcaacgtgtaatcagaggtacttgaaaggctctaatcggctcagaatatcggcaagatcggcagcagatgatcggcatcggtatgatcggcaaaataggtgatcggcccagctctgtTCCCAAAACAAGTGATGATGTTGCAGTCGTTTGCAACGTGTCACTCATGGCTTCCGCAGTCGTCATCACCCTGGGCATCGCACTGAAGTCCCTGGAGACGCACCAGGTGACCTCCTGGGTGCTGGGCACGGCCCAGAGCTGCCTCTGTCACGGCTCGAGCTCCGCCGGGAACCACTCCGGCTCCTGCCTCGCGTGATCCGCACCACTGCGCTCGGCTCAGCAGTTGCTTTGCACCGCAACATCAGCGGAGTATTAAcactatatttattattgtttttcaGTTATTTGAAAGACTGTTTTTCACCACACTATTTTTGtcagtttatttctttaaaactcttaattttttttgttgtgttgtgtttttttgacatattttatttttttaatttcctcatGACCAGTAAGAGAAGAAACGAGTGACGCTAATGCGTTTTTAGGTAATTAtggcataaataataaaaactttaatctATGTATTCATGTCAGTTCTAAGTGTGAAAACTTATTGAATTGTCATAACTGAGACGTGATACATTCTTGCATTGAGGGTTACAACCCAGAGGTGTGCTTTAAGGAGTAAGCTTGTCCCGGCACATTTGAGTGTtagtaactttaaaattaatttgattctAATGACTTTTGAGATAAAAATttgctgtaaatattatttttcagaaGTTTTGTACTGTTGATGACTATTGCCCACCTTACTGGCACCGCTATTAAGCTTTTGTTTTGTCATTTATTTTGCAGATTTCCTTGGACACAGTTCGAAAAGTCTGTAACTAAACTTTGTCCCATATGTTTTATATCAGGAATTACCAAATTATCAGTGTCTTTGAGTGTTCCTATGTTATGATTCTGGTCCATGTGTAAAATCAAGTGTtcatgtttattatatttttacttttaataaattttaaagtaaaactatttactactttataattttattttgttatgatgCCCAACTAAATGACTTGTACCAATATTGTCAACAGTAAATTTTACTCTGAGTAAGGGCAATAAATCTTAATATTCATTAGTGAATGTGTGATATTGTGTTATTGCAAGAAAAGTGGTTCACAAAGTGTGTCTTAGTACAGTTGAAGTCGGCCACACATGGTCTCtgtaacaataatattattatgtatttattttagtttgtatCAGAAAGAGTTTTCAAGATTCTAATGGTTGTGTTCTTTAAATAATTCTTGCAATGAGGAATTTTTATCAGTGCAGTTTTTTGGACAGAtcacattgcagttttgcactgttttgtcatggaaaaattccaaaaatcaaaaaataaataaaagataggAAGAtatattcacagaaaacaagtctGAATCAACTGATGTTGGACAAATGTAACCAACGatcaggtattatggacaacacaatgatgacagcatggacaaaaaatgttcaacctctaaatatcttTGCAAATGTCATAGCAATGGTGTCATCTCAAATGGACTAACTGTAAAGTGTCCTGTTAACAGCAAACAGGCTTAAAGCTATAGCTATTTTCAACAAGATAATCCTCAATGAGAAGAAATATCACAAATGAATAGTTTATATTACAATTGTTTGATACAGGACTAGATGTTACCAAAAGCCCGTACATATGTAGATATGTATATGCTCAAGTGCAGACCTTCATACAATAAACAGAATAAAATGCTTAAAGCTCGTGAAACAGGTAAGCAAACCCAACTAGGTAGCACTCTTAACAAGACTACAGAATAATAGAGCTACATCAACACGAGAGCAGTACATAAGGGGCTAGAAAAGACACACAATGCAAATACAACATGAAAAAACGGGCGTGACAGAGCAATTAATCACACCCTAAACAAGCACTGCCTGTCAAAACTACATATGACAAAAGAAGTGGGCTCAGGGTTACACAGCCATGCAAACATGATGCTAAATAAATGTTAGAGACTAAGGGTATCCCTAAAGGTAAAACATTTATGACAGCTTGACTGTAAAGGACAAGAGTGTTAACGAGAAAACACACTGGCATCCAAGCATGGTCACGAACCCATCGAATACGccaataaaaatgttaaacagtgcaaaacaacatgactTAGGCTAGACAAAAATAAGTTCACAACCACATAAACAGAAAGGTAATTGAAGAGACCAGACAGGCAGTTAAACAGCATTACAAATCTAATCACCAAAACAATAAGGTGCTGCTAATGATGCATGGAATATGCTTATACGTGGAATGGCCACTGACCTCATTTGTCAATCAGCACTACAGAAAAAGAAAGAGCCTCAACTCACAAACACAAAGAAACAAAAGTTGGATGGCAGTGGCCGAAACAGAAATCCGGAATAGCTACAACATACCAAGGCATCGAAGGCAAGAAGTTACCATGCACGAGACGCATCACTGGCTGTGCCAAGTCGCTAAGGGTCACCACTCTAATGAATCAAGTCAAAATCACTCTTATGCCCCGAGAAATCTTCACTGCGCCTGAGCAGAACCGTCAGAAAGGAAAGCCTCAGGTGCATTGAAATAATGTGAGGTCTCCGAGGAGCTCAGGGGTGAGGGGGGAAGGAGTAAGAAGGGAGAATAGCGTACACTCAACATTTTAAAGCTAATGGTTAAGAAACTACTTCAACTTAACCGTGCATATATCTGCCGGGAGCAGCAACGTAACTTGAGTCATCAACATAGAACCACAGCTCGGACGTCCAAGCTCAGCCCTCTAGTTGAATACCTGAACATGTGGTACTGGTCGACTACAGCAACATAATCACCATCAAGAGACTGCCGCTAGCACAGATGTGTTTCAGGTGTAATTAACAACTTGTAATAAGTGTCCAACATGTCCCACTTCAAGCCAGCAATCTTCTTCAGCCACGAGTCTAGGTTACCTTGCTGAGACTGATGATCCACCATATCTGCTGATTAGACATGAGACAGTCTGGTGCCCCAGACATTGTTCATCTCAGAGCCTTGTCAGTAAAGTGCTAGGCTCACCCCAAGCATCAGTTACATGATTCCAGGGAATGGCAgtgcattaaattaattaatctaTGAGTTGCTCCAGTTAATGCTCATTCTTTTATTTAAACTACGTATTTAAGGAACTATTGTTAGCGCACCCAGCGTCACTACAAGCAGGTCCATCAATTGGGAATTGTTTATATTCCTTTCAGTTAATTATTTCATACTTTGTATTTCTGCATATTTTTGTCATATTCTACACAATTATGTTGTCCATGGGATAGACAAGTGTTTTGGTTTGGAAGGTAACGCATGTCCAGGTACAGGGATAGAGACGGCCACAGCCTGCTTGTGTGTCGGCCTCGCGCTGGTACAGGGTGGCCGCTGTCGCCAGCAGCAGTCACACCAAGCATCTTCCGTCGTGCTGCtgtaatttttactatttttcttCCATTCCAGAAAACTACATGATACTTGTGTGTGTTAATGAATGCAAACTCTGAGGTCCTGTGCCGGTGTACGCCACACTATGTACCATGTAATTTCATATTTTGATTTTGGAAAACATTTAGAGATAGAAAAATAGTAACTGGGTTGTGCCttcattaaagaaaattaaataatttttaatcttagtcattaattatttaactaaaattgATCATTGGAATTTTTGGTTTGGCTTGTATTATTTTATGCATatatgttttcttatgaagtaataatatatgtattgtgttatttattcttttcatTGAGTATTGAGCCAGTTCTAGAGCTTCTAGTGTTCCCAGGAACATGCATCATCTGTGTGGTGCCAGGCAAGCCAGTACACAGTGTGCAGCCGTGTGTCTCGCCATCCAAACAGGTTTCAGCAGGAGCTGTGTTTAAATACTTCTTGCAAGCCAAGTTTGAGTGTACTATCTGCCATTGGTTGAGAATTTCATCATAGAATGTCAAATGAAGAGCTTCATTTACGTCCAATAAAAGACAACATTAaggcagaaaataataatttagtgaACCAAAAACATTATACAGCTTTGATTTTGCATTCAGTTGATTGCTGTTCCCCCGCCCGGACTAGTGCGCAACGCGACTGGCGGGGGGGGTGTCTCCAAGGCACTGCTGCACGCCACAGTCACGGGCACTCGGGCCGTGGGAACGGGTACTCTGGATGCTGCTCCACCCTGCAACATGAGACAAGCGCGCCGTGCGGTCCTGGAACTAGTAGCAAGGACGTACGCCTCTGGTGTCACTTTATGATGATGAATGCATCCCCGCTAAAGCAGCTGATGTAGCAGGTAGCAGAGAACACGTCGGCAAAGTCCCTAATTAAGCTCTAGGTACAACAGAATTCCTCGCTGAAGCAGAAATGTGTTAAGAAGAATCTGTGCTAAATAATTAGGATTTTGCTTAGACCATTTCTTCAATTTGAATCAAAGTTGTGATGGAGATCCAAGTATTTGCTGAAGTAAATGTATCAGCACATCTACAACACtgtattaaaacattaataaatcatTGTGTTAGTGTTCAGCCTCATGTTAATTAAGGTCTTTGTTTTGTATATGGTGTGTTGCTGAGGAGACTGCCATCGTGTTGGTCATATTCATAATGTAAAGTAAGTGTGCCAGAAAACTGTGTGGAGATATTTCTTTGCGCAATAACTTAGGAACGTACAGTCTTCCAAGTCAAGGCGGGCATCACAGACACCCCTACCATTATCATTTGACCAAAGGTCGGAGGGTCTTCAAGATTCAACATTGTAGTCATTAGCTGCTGGTTATTTACATAAGTGTAGCTCCAGCCACATGTGGTTTCAAGGCCTGGCATCAGGCATAGAACAAGACACTGTACATAGCGCCATATACAGTGACCCCATGTCAATAAGAACCATCATACCAGAAATGGTCTTATAGTGATTTTATAAGTAGTGTGCCAAACATTAAATCAGTATCTCTGGTGGCTGCAACTGCAGGAGATACCTCCGTACATCACCCCTGCTCCCTGCCATAGCCACGTGATGACATCGCACTCTTAGTTGAGTCCTAGCTCTACCTGTGAACTGACCTGCAGGGCTCTTCAATTAGCCTAGTTGGCGCCCTTAGCAGTCATCCGACACTCCAACATCATAGCAGAGAATGTCAGGATGACAAGTGTATGAATAAACTGCCTATAATGTGGACAGATGTTAAGCAGTCTGTACTTGATGATATCCACACTGTCTCGTGCTGATTAAGAATACTATATTATGTACATACCAAATGCATTGAAAATTGGAGAGCTTCTACAGCAATGACTAACATTGGCACGAGTTTTCTAGAGATGCTACCATCCGGCTGATAACATAGGACTCTGCTACCCTTTGTTTTGCTCCATATTCATAGTGCTGGTGTTACTGATTTGTCTAAACTATGTTGTAAGGTAGCAATGTACATTAAAGTGTTGAGTGGTGTAGTGATCCTGGCTGGTGACTTGCCAGCCTCAACAAATGAGCGGGGTTATGCCATCTCATTACGCCTCGTAGTATCCAGTGACCCCAATAGGGACGAGGAACCAGGAAGTAGAGACTACTGCTTATGGCTGCAGTAATAGAGCAGTGTCCACCAATGCAGAGAGCTCACCCCTTCCAGAACCTGAAGTGGATGATCCGGCCTGCCTCACCGTGGTCCAGCGCGTTGAGCACGCTCATCTCGTTGTCGCTCAGCTCGAAGTCAAACACCTGCGAGGGACCGCAACAACCAACCTTTAGCTTCAGCTGTTTATTATTGTTCGCACTGTATTGATTTGCTTCTCAGAGCATATTTAGTCaacaattattatataatttaccTAAGGTATGTAAATCATAAATAATTAGcattataaaataacttaaataatgcaAGGGAATTATGTGAATTTTCTCATTGCTACAGAGATTTGCCAGCCAAATAAACCAATAATATTTTGAAGGtgctaaataaaaaacattaacaaatgaGCATTAAAATTTGCCCAGTACAGGTTTGCACTCTCACAgatcctgaatttttatttggataACCTAGAACAGTCCTATAAATTCAGACTTACGGTTTTCAGGAAAATTAGACAGGTGGGAGATCCTGCGCCCGCTCTTTCTCGTAGGCATGgcaaggaaggggggagggaaagGCTCTGAAAAGGCTTGAACTTCCCC
This DNA window, taken from Bacillus rossius redtenbacheri isolate Brsri chromosome 3, Brsri_v3, whole genome shotgun sequence, encodes the following:
- the LOC134530060 gene encoding protein ARV1 isoform X1: MSKIVMCYVCVNCGNEMTDLYKQYSPSVLKLTNCTSCRRVADKYIEYDPVIVVIDLLLLNQEAYRHILYNTGFQNHWKLAVVLLLVEAYAEWTSVQGRSSDALSPSSHWFQGEEQFYFTCIYSVLGCGMFFSLVAAVTSARWWLLPAHKPPTYSFLVLWKGIVLGSFCRFLFIPSLIWGQVGSWHHVFITGYTLLAQLRAYSVVCNVSLMASAVVITLGIALKSLETHQVTSWVLGTAQSCLCHGSSSAGNHSGSCLA